One Salinimonas marina DNA segment encodes these proteins:
- a CDS encoding PilW family protein — MKRSGGFSLIELMISLVLGLVITGGVIQVMVSSRVTNGLNQAVGQVQEAGRFIMTRLTRELHETGRYDQIGSRIDPSVDLLVESAFIQNRPIGLPGDYVAKPGLGSLQTGSGGNDQLVVNMLADADCTGATHGHTNGIEFHVVNVYQVTNGRLTCTGYDGRVLRGLLLVW; from the coding sequence ATGAAACGCAGTGGGGGCTTTTCCCTGATTGAATTGATGATATCGCTGGTATTGGGATTAGTGATTACTGGCGGAGTTATCCAGGTAATGGTCAGCAGCCGGGTTACTAACGGGCTGAATCAAGCCGTTGGTCAGGTACAGGAAGCGGGACGCTTTATTATGACCCGACTTACCCGTGAATTACACGAAACCGGACGCTACGACCAAATTGGCTCACGCATAGACCCCAGTGTCGATCTTCTGGTGGAGTCAGCATTTATTCAGAATCGTCCCATCGGTTTGCCTGGCGATTATGTGGCCAAGCCCGGTTTGGGAAGCCTGCAAACCGGCAGCGGTGGCAATGATCAGCTAGTCGTTAACATGCTGGCTGACGCAGATTGTACAGGGGCCACCCATGGCCATACTAATGGCATAGAATTTCATGTAGTAAATGTGTATCAGGTCACCAATGGCCGCCTAACCTGTACCGGCTATGATGGCCGCGTGCTGCGGGGGTTGCTACTGGTGTGGTAA
- a CDS encoding PilW family protein, with translation MDNVQSFQVLYGITNERDISQGQVIRFVTASELALARTNTQQVVSLRVGVLLRSDTGQVSGIPVSQIAVLNESPVSTEANRYYQVFSQTLTLRNMKNFVRSAK, from the coding sequence ATGGACAATGTACAAAGCTTTCAGGTGCTGTACGGCATTACCAATGAACGTGATATCTCCCAAGGCCAGGTTATTCGCTTTGTTACCGCCAGCGAGCTGGCGTTGGCAAGAACCAATACTCAACAGGTGGTATCACTGCGTGTAGGAGTACTGTTGCGTAGTGATACTGGTCAGGTCAGCGGGATTCCCGTAAGTCAGATTGCAGTATTAAATGAAAGTCCGGTAAGTACAGAAGCCAATCGTTATTATCAGGTTTTCAGCCAGACTTTGACCTTAAGAAATATGAAAAATTTTGTAAGGAGCGCCAAATGA
- a CDS encoding PilX N-terminal domain-containing pilus assembly protein, with amino-acid sequence MKQQRGIVLVLALLVLLSLTILGVSAVSSSLNQNKMATSMQQSGLAFDAAEAALAGVFFESEDEILLTNAALLDPLSQARQGTQLDPNVEDLSCTENAKWTNRQMTNAGLSTNAVHTAAGDYQTEVKTRSWSRTAFVREQACRGSSNVIGGSNINCHVFVVKGCGQVDGRSTIVANSVSAAVLAPASN; translated from the coding sequence ATGAAGCAGCAAAGAGGCATCGTACTAGTACTGGCATTGCTGGTGCTATTGTCCCTGACCATCTTAGGGGTGAGTGCGGTTTCCAGCAGCTTAAACCAAAACAAAATGGCGACCTCGATGCAGCAATCTGGCTTAGCCTTTGATGCTGCTGAAGCCGCCCTGGCCGGTGTTTTCTTTGAATCAGAAGACGAAATATTGCTGACCAATGCGGCGCTCCTTGACCCACTGTCTCAAGCTCGCCAGGGTACGCAACTTGACCCCAACGTTGAAGATCTTAGCTGCACCGAAAATGCAAAATGGACCAATCGCCAGATGACCAATGCGGGGTTAAGTACTAATGCCGTACATACCGCCGCGGGCGATTATCAAACCGAAGTCAAAACCCGCAGTTGGTCACGCACAGCATTTGTTCGCGAACAGGCGTGTCGCGGTTCAAGCAATGTCATTGGCGGCAGCAATATCAACTGCCATGTATTCGTCGTGAAAGGCTGTGGTCAGGTGGACGGCCGTTCTACCATTGTGGCCAATAGTGTTTCCGCTGCAGTGCTTGCACCTGCGTCTAATTAG